The following are encoded together in the Acidovorax sp. KKS102 genome:
- a CDS encoding helix-turn-helix domain-containing protein yields the protein MNYTHLSQSERYQIQCLRDVGLSITQTALRLGRHRSTIAREIRRNSDASTAYQAHNAHQQALSRQSGQTNAQRFDGAQWELVLSYLQLDLSPQQAAARLGLERRLRISHTCIYNRLRRMGQAAPRLRCGHCRRKAHRVRGNCAIAWVSHSAPPSWTSERAWGIGRATPSSRVRVGWQGW from the coding sequence ATGAACTACACCCATCTGAGCCAAAGCGAACGTTACCAAATCCAATGCCTGCGCGACGTGGGGCTGTCGATCACACAGACAGCCCTGCGCCTGGGGCGCCACCGCAGCACCATTGCCCGCGAGATCCGGCGCAACAGCGACGCCAGCACAGCCTACCAAGCCCACAACGCCCATCAACAGGCTCTCTCGCGCCAAAGCGGCCAGACCAACGCTCAGCGCTTTGACGGTGCCCAGTGGGAGCTGGTGCTGTCGTATCTGCAGCTGGACCTGTCGCCTCAGCAGGCAGCCGCCCGCCTGGGGCTGGAAAGGCGCCTGCGCATCAGCCACACCTGCATCTACAACCGGCTGCGCCGCATGGGACAAGCTGCACCGCGCCTGCGTTGCGGCCATTGCCGGCGCAAGGCACACAGGGTGCGGGGCAACTGCGCGATCGCGTGGGTATCGCACAGCGCCCCGCCATCGTGGACAAGCGAGCGCGCCTGGGGGATTGGGAGGGCGACACCATCGTCTCGGGTGCGGGTGGGCTGGCAGGGCTGGTGA
- a CDS encoding ROK family transcriptional regulator has translation MLDTDASPSAVDNAAASPALLRQRGSNHVGLRQFNERVVLQALRTHGSLAKAEMARVTGLTAQTIGLITARLDEDQLLRREAPVRGRVGQPSVPIGLNPDGAFAIGIKIGRRSADWLLVDFTGHVRERIVLDYAFPDIDVLLPAIRTHLNQLLDGLGPLRSRVVGVGVAAPFQLGGWHRMLGLTEAQSEAWNNIDLAEQVQQMTELPVSFAKDTSAACVAELLQGRGRDIPSFLYLFMDTFVGGGLVINSHLHRGLHGNAGAVASLPLSPAQPGQAPAQLISQASLWELEQRFREHGLDPMAAYDKRVLQAPWLEHSRGWIARAAAGLAHCIVSATAFLDLDAVVFDGAAAPELLQALCEGARHALADYNWEGLHQPPRLELGTIGSDARALGGALLPLHACFAPDTDIFLKA, from the coding sequence ATGCTGGACACCGACGCTTCTCCCTCCGCCGTTGACAACGCCGCCGCCAGCCCCGCGCTGCTGCGCCAGCGCGGCTCCAACCACGTGGGGCTGCGCCAGTTCAACGAGCGCGTGGTGCTGCAGGCCCTGCGCACCCACGGCAGCCTGGCCAAGGCTGAGATGGCGCGCGTCACCGGCCTCACGGCGCAGACCATCGGCCTCATCACCGCCCGGCTCGACGAAGACCAGCTGCTGCGCCGCGAAGCGCCTGTGCGTGGTCGTGTGGGCCAGCCCTCGGTGCCGATTGGCCTGAACCCTGACGGCGCGTTTGCCATCGGCATCAAGATCGGCCGCCGCAGCGCCGACTGGCTGCTGGTGGACTTCACCGGCCATGTGCGCGAGCGCATCGTGCTCGACTACGCCTTCCCCGACATCGACGTGCTGCTGCCCGCCATCCGCACACACCTGAACCAGTTGCTCGACGGCCTGGGCCCTCTGCGCTCGCGCGTGGTGGGTGTGGGCGTAGCCGCGCCGTTCCAGCTGGGTGGCTGGCACCGTATGCTGGGGCTCACCGAAGCGCAGTCCGAAGCCTGGAACAACATCGACCTGGCCGAGCAGGTGCAGCAGATGACCGAGCTGCCTGTGAGTTTTGCCAAGGACACCTCCGCCGCCTGCGTGGCGGAGCTGCTGCAGGGGCGCGGGCGCGATATCCCCAGCTTTCTGTACCTGTTCATGGACACCTTTGTGGGCGGCGGGCTGGTCATCAACTCGCACCTGCACCGGGGCTTGCACGGCAACGCAGGCGCCGTGGCCTCGCTGCCGCTGTCGCCTGCCCAGCCGGGCCAGGCGCCCGCGCAGCTCATCAGCCAGGCATCCCTGTGGGAACTGGAGCAGCGCTTTCGCGAACACGGCCTTGACCCCATGGCCGCCTACGACAAGCGCGTGCTGCAGGCCCCGTGGCTGGAGCACAGCCGGGGCTGGATTGCGCGCGCTGCGGCGGGCTTGGCGCATTGCATCGTCTCGGCCACCGCGTTTTTGGATCTGGACGCCGTGGTCTTTGATGGCGCCGCAGCCCCCGAACTGCTGCAGGCCCTGTGCGAGGGCGCGCGCCACGCGCTGGCCGACTACAACTGGGAAGGCCTGCACCAGCCGCCCCGGTTGGAGCTGGGCACCATAGGCTCCGACGCCCGCGCGCTGGGCGGGGCGCTGCTGCCGCTGCACGCGTGTTTTGCGCCGGATACCGATATCTTTCTCAAGGCTTGA
- a CDS encoding RbsD/FucU family protein, whose protein sequence is MLKNIDPLLTPDLLKVLAEMGHDDAIVLADANFTAMSLGAGKPVLRLPGIGMARAVQAVASVLPLAQDVPHPVAYMQVGGTEVPYRSALQRETMDVLAREGVASEQAEGVERFAFYERVKKAYAIVVTGERQPWGNFLLRKGVIGDTLNA, encoded by the coding sequence ATGCTGAAGAACATTGATCCGCTGCTGACCCCCGACCTGCTCAAGGTGCTGGCCGAGATGGGCCACGACGATGCCATCGTGCTGGCCGATGCCAACTTCACCGCCATGAGTCTGGGCGCGGGCAAGCCCGTGCTGCGCCTGCCCGGCATTGGCATGGCGCGCGCCGTGCAAGCGGTGGCCAGCGTGCTCCCCCTGGCGCAGGACGTGCCGCACCCCGTGGCGTACATGCAGGTGGGTGGCACCGAGGTGCCTTATCGCTCAGCCCTGCAGCGCGAAACCATGGACGTGCTGGCGCGTGAGGGCGTGGCCAGCGAGCAGGCCGAGGGCGTGGAGCGTTTTGCGTTCTACGAACGCGTCAAAAAAGCCTATGCCATCGTCGTGACGGGCGAGCGTCAGCCCTGGGGTAACTTCCTGCTGCGCAAGGGCGTCATCGGCGACACTCTGAACGCCTGA
- a CDS encoding ATP-binding cassette domain-containing protein: MTNSTHTTNAPLVMQAKGLVKRYGQVTALDGADFELRAGEILAVIGDNGAGKSSLIKALSGATVPDEGEILLDGQRIQFKSPIDARRAGIETVYQDLAVAPAMTIAENLFLGRELRRPGPLGSALRMLDKKKMLEESVARMAELKVGIRSMTQAVETLSGGQRQCVAVARAAAFARHVVIMDEPTAALGVKEGNMVLELIRRVRDKGLPVILISHNMPHVFEIADRIHIARLGKRAAVVNPKKISMSDTVAVMTGAMAASDLPTECLA; this comes from the coding sequence ATGACCAACTCCACCCATACAACAAACGCTCCGCTGGTCATGCAGGCCAAGGGCCTGGTCAAGCGCTACGGCCAAGTCACCGCGCTCGACGGCGCTGACTTTGAACTGCGCGCCGGGGAGATCCTGGCTGTGATCGGTGACAACGGTGCGGGCAAGTCGAGCCTGATCAAGGCGCTGTCCGGCGCCACCGTGCCGGACGAAGGCGAAATCCTGCTTGACGGCCAGCGCATCCAGTTCAAAAGCCCCATCGACGCGCGCCGTGCGGGCATCGAAACCGTGTACCAGGACCTGGCCGTGGCCCCGGCCATGACCATTGCCGAGAACCTGTTCCTGGGCCGTGAGCTGCGCCGCCCGGGCCCCTTGGGCAGCGCACTGCGCATGCTCGACAAGAAGAAGATGCTCGAAGAAAGCGTGGCCCGCATGGCCGAGCTGAAGGTGGGCATCCGCTCCATGACGCAGGCGGTGGAGACGCTCTCGGGCGGCCAGCGCCAGTGCGTGGCTGTGGCGCGCGCCGCAGCGTTTGCGCGGCACGTGGTCATCATGGACGAGCCCACCGCAGCCCTGGGTGTGAAGGAGGGCAACATGGTGCTGGAGCTGATCCGCCGTGTGCGCGACAAGGGCCTGCCCGTCATCCTCATCAGCCACAACATGCCCCATGTGTTCGAGATTGCCGACCGCATCCACATCGCCCGCCTGGGCAAGCGTGCGGCCGTGGTCAATCCCAAGAAGATCAGCATGAGCGATACCGTGGCCGTGATGACGGGAGCGATGGCCGCGTCTGATTTGCCTACTGAATGCCTTGCCTGA
- a CDS encoding ABC transporter permease, with product MSSTASKLPPLATLGPFIALILACAFFATQSERFLSAQNFALILQQVMVVAVIAIGQTLVILTAGIDLSCGMVMALGGIVMTKMAADYGLSAPVAIACGMAVTMLFGLINGLLVTKIKLPPFIVTLGTLNIAFAATQLYSGAQTITDIPAGMTALGNTFQLGQTAIVWGAVLMLALYLVTWFALRETAPGRHVYAVGNSPEATRLTGIATDKVLLGVYVLAGLFYGIASVLSVARTGAGDPNAGQTENLDAISAVVLGGTSLFGGRGVILGTLVGALIVGVFRNGLTLMGVSSVYQILVTGILVILAVATDQLSRKGVR from the coding sequence ATGTCCTCGACCGCTTCCAAACTACCGCCGCTGGCCACGCTGGGGCCGTTCATCGCGCTGATCCTGGCGTGCGCCTTCTTTGCCACGCAGAGCGAGCGTTTTCTGTCGGCGCAGAACTTCGCGCTCATCCTGCAGCAGGTCATGGTCGTGGCGGTCATTGCCATCGGTCAGACGCTGGTCATCCTCACGGCGGGCATTGATCTGTCGTGCGGCATGGTGATGGCGCTGGGCGGCATCGTCATGACCAAGATGGCGGCGGACTACGGTCTCTCAGCCCCGGTGGCCATTGCCTGCGGCATGGCGGTGACCATGCTGTTCGGTCTGATTAACGGCCTGCTCGTCACCAAGATCAAGCTGCCGCCTTTCATCGTCACGCTGGGCACGCTCAACATCGCGTTTGCCGCCACGCAGCTGTATTCGGGCGCGCAGACCATCACCGACATCCCTGCGGGCATGACCGCGCTGGGCAACACCTTCCAGCTGGGGCAGACCGCCATCGTGTGGGGGGCCGTGCTCATGCTGGCCCTGTACCTCGTCACCTGGTTTGCGCTGCGCGAGACCGCACCCGGCCGCCATGTCTACGCCGTGGGCAACAGCCCCGAAGCCACGCGCCTCACCGGCATTGCCACCGACAAGGTGCTGCTGGGTGTGTATGTGCTGGCGGGCCTGTTCTACGGCATCGCCTCGGTGCTGTCGGTGGCCCGCACCGGCGCGGGCGACCCGAACGCGGGCCAAACCGAAAACCTCGACGCCATCAGCGCCGTAGTGCTGGGCGGCACCAGCCTGTTTGGCGGGCGCGGCGTCATCTTGGGCACGCTGGTGGGTGCGCTGATTGTGGGCGTCTTCCGCAACGGGCTCACGCTCATGGGCGTGTCGTCGGTGTATCAGATCCTGGTCACCGGCATCCTCGTGATCCTGGCCGTGGCCACCGACCAACTCTCGCGCAAAGGAGTGCGTTGA
- a CDS encoding sugar ABC transporter substrate-binding protein → MQRTPAFALSALALTGALACGLAQAQASEPVIGLITKTETNPFFVKMKEGATAEAKKLGAKLVSAAGKTDGDNAGQVTAMENLIAAGAKTILITPSDAKAIVPAIKKAQARGVMVIALDSPTEPMDATDALFATDNYKAGELIGQYAKAAAAGKKPVIATLDLFPGHPVGAQRHNGFLKGFGLQANDAKSNELSRPAEVVCMADSFGDRAKGQTGMENCLQKNPDINIVYTINEPAAAGAYNALKAAGKEKNVLIVSVDGGCAGIADVGKGVIAATSQQYPLRMAAMGVAAGVEYAKTGKKVSGYTDTGVTLIAAKPMAGVDSKDVKTGTDLCWGAK, encoded by the coding sequence ATGCAACGCACCCCCGCCTTCGCGCTTTCTGCCCTTGCCCTCACCGGCGCCCTGGCCTGTGGCCTGGCCCAGGCACAGGCGTCCGAGCCCGTCATCGGCCTCATCACCAAGACCGAGACCAACCCCTTCTTCGTGAAGATGAAAGAGGGCGCCACGGCCGAGGCCAAGAAGCTGGGCGCCAAGCTGGTGTCGGCCGCGGGCAAGACCGATGGCGACAACGCGGGCCAAGTCACGGCCATGGAGAACCTGATCGCTGCAGGCGCCAAGACCATCCTCATCACCCCCAGCGACGCCAAGGCCATCGTGCCCGCCATCAAGAAGGCGCAGGCACGCGGCGTGATGGTGATTGCGCTGGACAGCCCCACCGAGCCCATGGATGCGACGGACGCGCTGTTTGCCACAGACAACTACAAGGCGGGCGAGCTGATCGGCCAATACGCCAAGGCCGCCGCGGCGGGCAAGAAGCCCGTGATCGCCACGCTGGACCTGTTCCCCGGTCACCCCGTGGGCGCACAGCGGCACAACGGCTTCTTGAAGGGCTTTGGCCTGCAGGCTAACGATGCCAAGAGCAACGAACTGTCGCGCCCCGCCGAAGTGGTGTGCATGGCCGACAGCTTTGGCGACCGCGCCAAGGGCCAGACCGGCATGGAAAACTGCCTGCAGAAGAACCCCGACATCAACATCGTCTACACCATCAACGAGCCCGCCGCCGCCGGTGCCTACAACGCGCTCAAGGCCGCAGGCAAGGAGAAGAACGTGCTCATCGTCTCGGTGGACGGCGGCTGCGCAGGCATTGCCGACGTGGGCAAGGGCGTGATCGCCGCCACCAGCCAGCAGTACCCGCTGCGCATGGCGGCCATGGGCGTGGCGGCTGGCGTGGAATACGCCAAGACCGGCAAGAAAGTCAGCGGCTACACCGACACCGGCGTGACGCTGATTGCTGCCAAGCCCATGGCGGGCGTGGACAGCAAGGATGTGAAAACTGGCACCGACCTGTGCTGGGGCGCCAAGTAA